A genomic stretch from Leptospira licerasiae serovar Varillal str. VAR 010 includes:
- a CDS encoding class I SAM-dependent methyltransferase codes for MNQTCYLCGSQKNKTLFVENGIPIVRCLNCSHAFSTYEQDEHYEGYWDDETGYDLDWWDVAHREIYKDFIGKFLSAPKGKILDVGCGLGFFVKTIGTSRPGWEAVGYEISEKAVKFAREKNGLKQVFPGIVQDSGLPKESFDIITLWDVIEHIPKPHSLIQYLFGLLKPGGFLFVQTPNFPVQLFKAKLKVALKGMQEGGHYLEAKDHINDYTEKTLGLLAEQCGFSSVEFSILKPIASVSGVSGPKAKLGVFLKKTFYYGTLMLWYLTFKQVNLNLTLFALLKKK; via the coding sequence TTGAACCAGACCTGTTATCTTTGCGGAAGCCAGAAAAACAAAACCTTATTCGTCGAAAACGGAATCCCAATCGTGCGTTGTTTAAATTGCAGCCACGCATTCTCCACTTACGAACAAGACGAACATTACGAAGGATACTGGGACGACGAAACCGGTTATGATTTAGACTGGTGGGATGTGGCTCATAGAGAGATCTATAAAGACTTCATAGGCAAATTTCTTTCAGCTCCTAAGGGAAAAATTTTGGACGTTGGTTGCGGACTCGGATTCTTCGTTAAAACGATCGGAACTTCAAGACCGGGTTGGGAAGCGGTAGGTTACGAGATCTCCGAAAAAGCGGTCAAATTCGCGAGAGAAAAAAACGGTCTCAAACAAGTGTTCCCGGGTATCGTCCAAGACAGCGGACTTCCAAAAGAAAGTTTTGATATTATAACTCTTTGGGATGTAATTGAACATATCCCCAAACCTCATAGCCTTATCCAGTATCTGTTCGGACTCTTGAAACCCGGCGGATTCTTATTCGTGCAAACTCCTAATTTTCCGGTCCAGCTATTCAAAGCAAAATTGAAAGTAGCTTTAAAAGGAATGCAAGAAGGCGGACATTATTTAGAGGCGAAAGATCATATTAACGATTACACGGAAAAGACCTTGGGACTCCTTGCTGAACAATGCGGGTTTAGTTCCGTTGAATTTTCGATCTTAAAACCGATTGCGTCCGTATCCGGAGTTTCCGGCCCCAAAGCAAAATTAGGAGTTTTCTTAAAGAAGACATTCTATTACGGAACCTTAATGCTCTGGTATCTAACATTCAAACAAGTAAATCTGAATCTGACCTTGTTTGCTTTGCTAAAGAAAAAGTAA
- a CDS encoding HAD family hydrolase — MAVLLDLDNTVFDSIGIYEFTIREMEKKAKALGFSSSKEFKKAYDTVRAEVKKELPNNPVNRLRILYFKKMSELLFGKLDPSFVLKLDSVYFGFFLQGIKDWKKKNSAEFKKILSLLRALQEVQDLIIITNESLRTQLLKLSVLFPKDIRYRLVTSEESGAEKPSALIFNKALTGVDPEKSYIIGDSLKDDVGGGLSFGLESFYLKSPISSAKTKSVLEKKTLEGKEYWESPDLSSALNYILSLEKGIVL; from the coding sequence ATGGCAGTTCTTTTGGATTTGGATAATACGGTCTTCGATTCTATAGGGATCTATGAGTTTACGATCCGTGAAATGGAAAAAAAGGCAAAGGCCTTAGGCTTCTCCTCTTCCAAAGAATTCAAAAAGGCTTACGACACTGTTCGTGCAGAAGTGAAAAAAGAACTTCCGAACAATCCGGTCAATCGACTCCGTATTCTTTATTTTAAGAAGATGTCCGAGCTTCTTTTTGGAAAGTTAGATCCTTCTTTTGTTCTCAAATTGGATTCTGTATACTTTGGGTTTTTTCTACAAGGAATCAAAGATTGGAAAAAGAAGAATTCTGCAGAGTTCAAAAAGATCCTCTCTCTATTAAGAGCCTTACAAGAAGTTCAGGATTTGATCATTATCACAAACGAATCTCTCAGAACTCAATTACTGAAATTATCCGTTCTATTTCCAAAAGATATTCGATACAGATTAGTGACCTCAGAAGAAAGCGGAGCAGAAAAACCTTCAGCCTTGATCTTTAATAAGGCACTAACGGGTGTCGATCCTGAAAAGTCTTATATTATCGGAGATTCTCTAAAGGATGATGTAGGCGGTGGACTTTCTTTCGGGTTAGAATCTTTTTATTTGAAAAGTCCTATCTCTTCCGCCAAAACTAAATCAGTTCTGGAAAAGAAAACGTTGGAAGGAAAAGAATATTGGGAATCTCCAGATCTTTCCTCCGCTTTAAATTATATTTTAAGTTTGGAGAAAGGGATTGTCCTTTAA
- a CDS encoding NAD(P)-binding protein: protein MSEDRFSRKVFLSALAFCAALLGIGSYFRFKKRKIQGSILGPDRETGHRLRQVRTNFSPTSTIQTKVLIAGGGISGLSSGYYLSQFGISDYLILDLEKDVGGNSRYSETNSLKYPWGAHYLPQPGPESVLVRKFLEENGLVQGKDPNGNPIYPEKYLCFDPEERLFYQGRWQAGLVPRRNGEPDSQELLFRKIINSWQNKKGRDGQKAFCIPIDRSSKDPEILKLDRISFTDYLKSLDIHSPEILWYADYCTRDDYGGNSDNISAWAGLHYFCSRLREEEDSPPVLTWPEGNGFLSELLQKPSKEKIKTSTLVERIRKNSGSWEINAYDVIERKDLLIKAEQVIYALPSFTRKYILGEKDPFLQKLEYSPWLVANLFVEELPQGKGHPPAWENVIYKSKSLGYVVSTHQDLRALRPQSVLTYYLAFGEKDTIASRKSILPKTWETWKEEILTDLKRPHPNIESLVSRIDIMTHAHAMVRPVPGFLWGGEREILARSESGIHFAHCDLSGISIFEEALYRGFEASKKVHAFAKRS from the coding sequence ATGTCCGAAGATCGTTTTTCCAGAAAAGTATTCCTTTCCGCATTAGCATTTTGTGCAGCTCTTTTAGGGATTGGTTCTTATTTCAGATTCAAAAAAAGAAAGATCCAAGGAAGTATCCTAGGCCCAGACAGAGAAACAGGTCATAGACTCAGACAGGTCAGGACCAATTTTTCTCCTACAAGCACGATCCAAACAAAAGTGCTCATTGCAGGGGGAGGGATCTCAGGACTTTCTTCCGGATATTATCTATCCCAATTCGGGATCTCGGATTATTTGATCTTGGATCTGGAAAAGGATGTAGGTGGAAATTCCAGATACTCGGAAACCAATTCTTTAAAGTATCCTTGGGGTGCACATTATCTTCCGCAACCGGGGCCGGAGTCCGTATTAGTTCGTAAATTTTTAGAAGAGAACGGATTGGTCCAAGGCAAAGATCCCAATGGAAATCCCATCTACCCGGAAAAGTATCTCTGCTTCGATCCCGAAGAAAGACTTTTTTACCAAGGAAGATGGCAGGCAGGTTTAGTTCCGAGAAGAAATGGAGAACCAGACTCTCAAGAATTACTATTTCGTAAAATTATAAACTCCTGGCAAAATAAGAAAGGAAGAGATGGGCAAAAGGCATTTTGCATTCCAATAGATCGTTCTTCCAAAGATCCTGAAATTTTGAAATTAGATCGGATCAGTTTTACCGATTACCTAAAATCACTCGATATACATTCACCTGAAATACTCTGGTACGCTGATTATTGCACTCGAGATGACTATGGCGGAAATTCCGACAATATCTCTGCCTGGGCAGGACTTCATTACTTCTGCTCGCGACTGAGAGAAGAGGAAGATTCTCCTCCCGTTCTAACTTGGCCGGAAGGAAACGGATTCCTATCGGAACTCCTGCAAAAACCTTCTAAAGAAAAGATCAAAACTTCTACCCTCGTAGAAAGAATTCGTAAGAATTCTGGAAGTTGGGAAATCAACGCTTACGATGTAATAGAAAGGAAGGATCTTCTTATTAAAGCAGAGCAAGTTATCTACGCTTTACCTTCTTTTACCCGAAAATATATTTTGGGGGAGAAGGACCCATTCTTGCAAAAATTGGAATATTCTCCTTGGCTGGTTGCAAATCTGTTCGTCGAAGAACTTCCCCAAGGAAAAGGTCATCCCCCTGCCTGGGAAAACGTAATTTATAAGAGTAAATCTCTCGGCTATGTTGTTTCTACTCACCAAGATCTAAGAGCGCTAAGACCGCAATCCGTTCTCACCTATTATCTTGCTTTCGGTGAGAAAGATACAATCGCTTCAAGAAAATCTATCCTTCCTAAAACCTGGGAAACTTGGAAAGAAGAGATACTTACCGATCTAAAAAGGCCACATCCGAATATAGAAAGTTTGGTCTCTAGGATCGATATCATGACTCATGCACACGCAATGGTTCGGCCTGTTCCTGGTTTTCTTTGGGGAGGAGAAAGGGAAATATTAGCAAGGTCCGAATCCGGGATACATTTCGCTCATTGTGACTTAAGCGGTATTTCCATTTTTGAAGAAGCATTGTATAGAGGATTCGAAGCTTCCAAAAAAGTTCATGCATTTGCAAAGAGAAGTTGA
- a CDS encoding VOC family protein, whose translation MIIVEGIDYIVIPTGDIEASVKFYSELFDFETIEEKGNEFAIIGLDSVNIKLLNTNGVKSSLTEVKSPVLSFVLDVDDFTEAIVELESKSVQIVRGPEARDGGEFLHFLDPSGNILEINYKED comes from the coding sequence ATGATCATCGTAGAAGGAATCGATTATATTGTAATACCTACCGGGGATATAGAAGCCTCTGTAAAATTCTATTCCGAACTATTTGATTTCGAGACGATCGAGGAAAAAGGAAACGAATTCGCAATCATCGGTTTGGATTCTGTTAACATTAAACTCCTCAATACAAACGGAGTTAAAAGTTCTTTAACCGAAGTTAAATCCCCTGTCCTTAGTTTCGTATTGGATGTGGATGATTTTACCGAAGCGATCGTAGAACTCGAGTCTAAGTCGGTTCAAATCGTAAGAGGACCAGAAGCCAGAGACGGAGGAGAATTCCTTCATTTCTTGGACCCGTCCGGTAATATTTTAGAGATCAATTACAAAGAAGATTAA
- a CDS encoding LIC10067 family putative lipoprotein, producing the protein MRFQTQILAIILSLSLLGLGCSSGKDSDLATQLGLGNPVITEIDPPSGSPPIGTNPGTTITIKGRLFSADTSLTTVKFNGVSASVLSATSTEIVTVVPAGASTGTLFVTKDGPVICDENNGDTATNCYGRKFYIDCYKSFDNLYGEELGVSYPDSKTFSISGQTGTKALRIDLNPEGPTNVKIACDTYLIYSKFSKTCGRTDVGTFGDTSTWVFEPTLTFSSYYTVQMFVTAGKGDCTVSFP; encoded by the coding sequence ATGCGATTTCAGACTCAGATCTTAGCTATTATTTTATCTCTATCTCTTTTGGGGCTTGGTTGTTCTTCAGGCAAGGATTCGGACCTTGCTACCCAATTAGGTTTGGGAAATCCAGTAATCACAGAAATTGATCCTCCCAGCGGATCTCCTCCAATTGGGACAAATCCAGGAACAACGATCACGATCAAAGGTCGTCTATTTTCAGCTGATACAAGTCTAACTACGGTTAAATTTAATGGAGTATCTGCAAGTGTTCTGAGCGCTACCAGCACTGAGATTGTCACAGTGGTTCCGGCAGGAGCTTCTACCGGAACATTGTTTGTGACTAAAGATGGGCCCGTTATTTGTGATGAGAATAACGGAGATACTGCTACCAACTGTTATGGTAGAAAATTCTATATAGATTGTTATAAGTCCTTTGATAACCTGTATGGAGAAGAATTAGGAGTATCTTATCCTGATTCCAAAACATTTTCCATTTCAGGTCAGACGGGAACTAAAGCGCTTAGAATTGACCTGAATCCGGAAGGACCCACCAACGTTAAGATTGCCTGTGATACTTATCTCATCTATTCAAAGTTTTCCAAAACCTGCGGTAGAACGGATGTGGGAACTTTTGGAGATACGAGCACTTGGGTATTTGAACCTACTTTGACCTTCTCCAGTTATTACACTGTCCAGATGTTCGTCACTGCCGGAAAGGGCGATTGTACCGTATCTTTTCCCTGA
- a CDS encoding enoyl-CoA hydratase/isomerase family protein, whose amino-acid sequence MSETVLYSIEDYTCIISLNRPEKRNAISRELLYQLMSHIDRASKDPKIRALVLRGEGSVFCAGADLKERADMSEKEVHKFLDQVGKCFLALENLPFPTIAALDGDAYGGGLEMALCCDFILMSAEAKVGLTETGLGIIPGAGGTQRLPRRVGKTKALELILTASVIDAQTAFDIQLANSVWHDSAFMAGKKLASLLSEKAPISLRLAKEAIREGEGKDIQTALKIERKHYNKTLKTEDRIEALKAFREKRKPEFKGK is encoded by the coding sequence ATGAGCGAGACTGTTCTTTATTCCATCGAAGATTATACGTGCATAATCAGTTTAAATCGACCCGAAAAACGAAATGCAATTTCTAGAGAACTACTCTATCAGCTTATGTCGCATATAGATAGAGCAAGCAAAGATCCAAAAATAAGAGCCCTAGTACTTAGGGGAGAAGGTTCCGTATTCTGCGCTGGAGCCGACCTAAAAGAAAGAGCAGATATGTCCGAGAAAGAAGTACATAAATTTCTGGACCAAGTAGGTAAATGTTTCTTGGCTTTGGAAAATCTTCCCTTCCCAACGATTGCCGCCTTAGATGGAGATGCGTACGGTGGCGGACTAGAAATGGCGCTATGCTGTGATTTCATTCTGATGAGTGCGGAAGCAAAAGTAGGTCTTACGGAAACAGGACTCGGAATTATTCCGGGCGCAGGCGGAACCCAAAGACTTCCGCGCAGAGTAGGAAAAACAAAAGCATTAGAACTTATTTTAACCGCATCTGTGATAGATGCGCAAACTGCGTTTGATATCCAACTTGCAAATTCGGTTTGGCATGACTCTGCATTTATGGCCGGGAAAAAATTGGCCTCCTTACTTTCCGAAAAAGCTCCTATCTCCTTAAGGCTCGCAAAGGAAGCAATTAGAGAAGGAGAAGGAAAAGATATACAAACAGCCCTAAAAATAGAAAGAAAACATTATAATAAAACTTTAAAAACGGAAGATAGGATCGAGGCATTAAAGGCTTTCCGAGAAAAAAGAAAACCGGAATTTAAAGGAAAATAG
- the dcd gene encoding dCTP deaminase: protein MILTGKEIKKRLEKDIIIDPYSDTRLNPNSYNLRLHNELVRYTESPLDMKKSNPSENLVIPDSGLLLQPGVLYLGRTLEYTETHNLVPMLEGRSSIGRLGMYVHVTAGFGDVGFKGFWTLEISVIQPLVIYPNVEICQIFYHTVEGEITEYKSGKYQGNKGIQTSMLYKDFESGKY, encoded by the coding sequence ATGATTCTAACGGGTAAGGAAATTAAAAAAAGATTAGAGAAGGACATCATCATAGATCCTTACTCCGACACTAGATTAAATCCGAACTCTTATAACCTAAGGCTTCATAACGAATTGGTCCGTTATACGGAAAGCCCGTTGGATATGAAAAAATCCAACCCTTCCGAAAACCTGGTCATCCCGGATTCAGGACTTCTACTTCAACCGGGAGTTCTTTATTTAGGTAGAACATTAGAATACACCGAAACACATAACCTGGTCCCTATGCTAGAAGGTCGGTCTTCTATAGGTAGATTAGGAATGTACGTGCATGTCACTGCCGGATTCGGAGATGTTGGATTCAAAGGATTCTGGACTCTCGAAATTTCAGTCATCCAGCCCTTAGTGATCTATCCGAACGTGGAAATTTGCCAAATCTTCTACCATACGGTCGAAGGTGAGATCACTGAATACAAGTCAGGCAAATACCAAGGCAATAAAGGTATCCAAACCTCAATGCTCTATAAGGATTTTGAGAGCGGTAAATATTAA
- a CDS encoding SpoIIE family protein phosphatase: protein MEIFSILQNDVLLNYYSFGSLLSILAFLCTSLFFLFLKEKSSSTMHLALGALFFSFFCSGYFFAAFLYNPIAAYHRWLTVGFILPALIHLGQFLARYPGHANPKMNRNLTIGMYAVAAIGISYFYYITLSSPRKYHFTAHHWDFNAEKASSIIAVLIGLFVLISFLILPIYRMTKTKGRVRFAIGGFMAALLAGGVVPALTNILSRDGWIERSTYLTSIVLLMTLGIFLILVIFLNFSEEKTTFMVKIVGITFVTLMLIMQALVFISNQDKEAEYDTKSIVNMSRALEGGKQIPEMLYIVQWEGGSKNVDYSRYDNQYDLRLPQLEIDFKNTIIFEHMKLLAEEGFRNSVKKTLKDTHEYFSGYKASILKFLDDNPNLEGKELKTKLFDHLITLNTAVFVTSNKLDYIFPKEFCVDGRNYLKGVGNKGVIPFKEHLLQKWKEKDGTCTFDEKDLLIGHLKAEVLLYFRPFQPALYRHYRKSLDEHQHFVTYINYDVKKDVVSEVGYSYRKYREFMHPTAAKQTLILGLVLVVVFFVFPLFFRQSLVTPLNRLLSGVEKVNLGALDVEVKVDLKDEIGFLSDSFNNMVTSIRKARGELQDYAEHLATKVRERTRELSEKIEELQRLKVQQDGDYFLTSLLAKPLFYNANKSPKVSTDFILRQKKQFEFKGKRADLGGDLCVTGNLRLGKENDYKRYTFAMNGDAMGKSMQGAGGSLVMGVVINSILARSAANDRVLDTGPSEFLTEIYHEMQSVFKSFNGSMVISGTFIVVEDETGKFWYFNAEHPFSVLYRDGRAGFLETGLTLRKIGLDSEYEFKVHSGRLEPGDVLIIGSDGKDDLDLTPEKEVRTINEDEMLFLQMVEKGNGDLERIEEEVLKVGELTDDLSLLRVEYSPVASPEGNGKEDEISDPFDWKFIYKKAKEDYMGGRLSEALGALEGLYKSDPQNTKVTKLLGLLSFKGKNYGKAVEVLNKYLGSDPDLVEYWYYLSLANRRIGRMDEAILAAKRMEELQPDNSMNLINLSDLYRQTEQFELALEYAHLVLQKDPEDENAQKLVRLIERDRKASL from the coding sequence ATGGAAATTTTTTCAATCTTACAAAACGATGTTCTGCTGAACTATTATTCTTTCGGAAGTTTGCTATCTATCTTAGCGTTTTTATGCACTTCCTTATTCTTCCTCTTCTTGAAAGAAAAATCCTCAAGCACAATGCATCTTGCATTGGGAGCCTTGTTTTTTTCTTTCTTCTGTTCCGGTTATTTTTTTGCGGCTTTCTTATACAACCCGATCGCTGCTTACCATAGATGGTTGACCGTAGGATTCATTTTACCCGCGCTCATTCACTTGGGTCAGTTCTTAGCACGTTATCCTGGTCATGCAAATCCCAAAATGAACCGGAACCTGACTATCGGGATGTATGCAGTTGCTGCGATCGGTATTTCCTATTTTTATTATATTACTCTTAGTTCTCCTAGGAAATATCACTTCACCGCTCATCACTGGGATTTTAACGCGGAGAAAGCTTCTTCTATCATTGCGGTTTTGATCGGACTATTCGTTCTGATCTCTTTCTTGATATTACCTATCTACAGAATGACCAAAACTAAGGGAAGGGTCCGATTTGCGATCGGCGGTTTTATGGCCGCTCTTCTTGCGGGTGGGGTGGTTCCTGCGCTCACGAATATTCTTAGTCGAGACGGTTGGATTGAACGTTCTACTTATCTAACTTCTATCGTTCTTTTGATGACCTTAGGGATCTTTTTGATCCTTGTGATCTTCCTGAATTTCAGCGAAGAAAAAACCACCTTCATGGTCAAGATTGTAGGGATCACTTTTGTGACATTGATGTTGATCATGCAGGCATTGGTTTTTATCTCTAACCAAGATAAAGAAGCGGAATACGATACCAAAAGTATCGTAAACATGTCGAGAGCGCTGGAAGGTGGGAAACAAATCCCCGAGATGTTATATATCGTTCAATGGGAAGGCGGATCCAAGAATGTGGATTATTCTCGTTACGATAATCAATACGATCTAAGACTTCCTCAGTTAGAGATCGATTTTAAGAATACGATCATATTCGAACATATGAAACTTTTAGCGGAAGAAGGTTTTAGAAACTCCGTTAAAAAAACGTTAAAAGATACTCACGAATATTTCAGCGGATATAAAGCTTCTATCCTGAAGTTTTTGGATGATAATCCGAATTTGGAAGGAAAAGAATTAAAAACAAAATTATTCGATCACCTGATTACTTTAAACACAGCAGTTTTCGTAACTTCCAACAAACTGGATTATATTTTCCCGAAAGAATTCTGCGTGGACGGTAGAAATTATCTAAAAGGAGTCGGGAATAAAGGAGTAATTCCGTTCAAAGAACATCTTCTTCAAAAATGGAAAGAGAAGGACGGAACTTGTACCTTTGATGAAAAGGATCTCCTCATTGGCCATTTAAAAGCAGAAGTCCTTTTATATTTCCGTCCATTTCAACCTGCATTGTACCGGCATTACAGAAAAAGTTTGGATGAACACCAACATTTCGTAACTTATATTAATTACGATGTAAAGAAGGATGTAGTCAGCGAAGTAGGATATTCTTACCGCAAGTATCGAGAATTTATGCATCCAACTGCAGCAAAACAAACCCTGATTTTGGGCTTGGTTTTGGTGGTAGTATTCTTTGTATTCCCTCTATTCTTCCGACAAAGTTTGGTTACTCCTTTAAACAGATTATTGTCCGGGGTGGAAAAAGTAAACTTAGGAGCTTTGGACGTTGAGGTAAAAGTGGATCTAAAGGATGAGATCGGATTTTTGTCGGACTCATTCAATAACATGGTGACTTCTATCCGAAAAGCAAGAGGAGAACTCCAAGATTACGCGGAACATTTGGCAACTAAGGTAAGAGAAAGGACCAGAGAACTTTCCGAAAAGATAGAGGAACTTCAACGCCTGAAGGTGCAGCAAGATGGGGATTATTTCTTAACGTCTCTATTGGCAAAACCGCTTTTTTATAATGCGAATAAATCTCCTAAGGTAAGCACAGATTTTATTCTTCGCCAAAAGAAACAATTCGAGTTCAAAGGCAAACGTGCTGACTTAGGCGGAGACCTTTGTGTGACCGGAAATCTTCGTCTCGGAAAAGAAAACGACTATAAACGTTATACTTTTGCGATGAATGGAGACGCAATGGGTAAGTCCATGCAAGGTGCAGGGGGCTCTCTTGTCATGGGAGTTGTGATTAATTCCATTCTTGCAAGATCCGCTGCAAACGATAGAGTTTTGGATACCGGTCCTTCCGAATTTTTGACCGAAATCTATCATGAAATGCAATCGGTTTTTAAATCATTTAACGGATCCATGGTGATCTCCGGAACGTTTATCGTCGTAGAAGATGAAACAGGTAAATTCTGGTATTTTAACGCGGAGCACCCATTCTCCGTTTTGTATAGAGACGGAAGAGCAGGTTTCTTAGAAACCGGACTTACTCTTAGAAAGATAGGATTGGATTCAGAATACGAATTTAAGGTCCACTCCGGAAGATTAGAACCTGGCGACGTATTGATCATAGGTTCGGACGGTAAGGACGATTTGGATCTTACTCCTGAAAAAGAAGTTCGCACCATCAATGAAGATGAGATGCTCTTCCTACAAATGGTCGAGAAAGGCAATGGAGATCTGGAGAGAATCGAAGAAGAAGTCCTAAAAGTCGGCGAGTTAACCGACGACCTTTCTCTTCTTAGAGTGGAATATTCTCCTGTCGCTTCTCCGGAAGGAAACGGAAAAGAAGATGAGATCTCCGACCCTTTCGACTGGAAGTTTATCTATAAAAAGGCGAAAGAAGATTACATGGGCGGCCGATTGAGCGAGGCTCTTGGCGCACTTGAAGGTTTATACAAATCGGATCCTCAAAACACAAAGGTGACTAAACTTCTTGGACTTCTCAGCTTTAAAGGTAAAAATTACGGAAAAGCTGTGGAAGTTCTGAACAAGTATTTAGGGTCAGATCCTGACTTAGTAGAATACTGGTATTATCTTTCTTTGGCAAATCGTAGGATCGGAAGAATGGACGAAGCTATCTTGGCTGCAAAAAGAATGGAGGAACTCCAACCGGATAATTCCATGAACCTGATCAATCTTTCAGACCTATATCGTCAGACGGAACAATTCGAATTAGCTTTAGAATATGCTCATCTAGTTCTGCAGAAAGATCCAGAAGATGAAAACGCCCAGAAATTAGTAAGACTGATCGAAAGAGATAGAAAAGCTTCTTTATAG